TGATCTCAAACAAGCCGAAGAGCGGGCACACATTCTTGAAGGCTTAAAGATCGCGCTCGACAATATTGACGAAGTGATTGCAATTATCCGCGCATCAAAGATACCGGAAGAGGCCAAAATGAATCTGATCGAGAGGTTCCATTTTTCCGACCGGCAAGCGCAGGCGATTCTCGACATGAAATTGCAAAAATTGACCGGTCTGGAAGTCAGCAAGATTGTCGAAGAATACCGCGAGACGCTAAAACTCATCGCCCGGCTCAAATACATTCTCGAAAACATAGGCGAGCAACTCTTGTTGGTGAAAAACGAATTAATCGAAATTCGAGATAAATACGGCGACGAGCGACGTACGGAGATCATCAACGACGATGGCGAATTCTCGATTGAAGATATGATCGCCGAAGAAGACATGGTCATCACGATTACGCACAATGGATTCATCAAGCGATTTCCAGTCGATGTTTCCAGACGGCAAAACCGTGGGGGGCGCGGAAGTCAGGGCGCGCAGGCAAAAGACGATGACTTTGTTCGCACTATTTTCATCGCTGGCACACACGATTATTTCATGTTTTTTACTAATAAAGGACGATGCTATTGGCTTAAGGTGCACGAAATACCGCGCGGCGGAAAGGCAACCCGAGGCCGGGCGATAGTCAATCTGATTAATACTCAGCCCGGTGAATTGGTGCGCGGTGTTTTGAGCGTCAAGGAATTTGATGAAACCCACAACATCATTATGGTAACGCGAAAAGGATTAGTGAAAAAGACGGTTTTATCCGAGTATGGAAATCCCAGAAAAAACGGCATTCGTGCGATCAACCTAAGAGAAGACGACGATCTTATCGACGTTCAAATGACGACTGGCGACCAGGACATAATTCTGGGTACATCGGAAGGAAAATCAATTCGATTCCACGAAGTAGATGTTCGGCCTATGGGCAGAACTGCAACTGGCGTCATCGGTGTTCGTCTGCCGCGAAAAGACACTCATGTCGTTGGAATGGTTACAATCAAAGGCGAAAGCGGAACTCTGCTGGCAGTTTCCGAAAACGGTTTCGGAAAACGATCGGACATCAAGGATTATCCGGTCATTCATCGTGGCGGTAGCGGCGTTATCACGCTGAAAACGACCATCCGGAACGGAAAAATGGTCACGCTTCGCGAGGTCGTGGATTCGGACGACCTGATGATTATTACCGTCAAAGGCGTATTGATCCGCATGCCCGTATCGATGATCCGTACGATCAGCCGGAATACGCAGGGAGTTACGCTTATCAAATTGGACGACGGCGATGCAATTTCCGCCGTGACGCGCGTCGTAGAGTCCGAGGCAACAAACGGTAATGGTGACGAAACAGAAGAGAACGGATTGACGCTGGACGATTCCGGCGACGGCGGTCTCATTGAGTCTACTAATAGTGAAGATGAGCAAGCCACAATAAGGGCGGGAACAGAATCTTCGGAGAATGAGCCGTAGCATGATTCGACCGCAGGATATTCTGGAAAGGGAGTTTAAAAAAAAGTTTCGTGGATACGATCCTGTTGAAGTGAGATATTTTTTACGATTATTGTCTGACGAAGTTGAGAAATTAACGAGTCGAATTCAGGAACTTGAACTGCTGGAAAAAGAACGAGACGCAATCCGTGCGGTTCAACCCGAGAAGATACTGCAAGAAGCGACCGACAAAGCAGATCAGATGATTCGCGGCGTAGAAGATGTCGCGCACCGTGCGCTTCAGGCGGCGAACGCTGAAAAGGAAAAGATCGAAACGGCGATTCAAAGTTTAAAGCACCAACGTGATAAATTGATCCGTCAATTGGAAAGCGTCCATAAAAATCAGGCAAAAGTCATAGACTTTTTGTCCGGCGGTGATGATATTTCAGAGGATAACGAAAACAAGATCGTCTAAATTATCAGAGAATAGAATCATGATGACGTTATACTGGGAAATTGCCAATAAAATCGCTGAAGGGAAAAGTTTTCGGTTCGCAACGATTATCTCGGCAGGCGCGGCGCCGATGAGTCTATTCGATAACAATGAGTTTCCTATAATTTTCCGGAATCCCGGTGTGGATATATTGGAAAATGTATCGACAAACGCGATGTTGATGCGGGTAGAAAATTCGGGCGATCCCATCGTCTGGCGAGAATCGGTTCGGGCTTGCGTTCGGAGTGGCGCAAAAGAAATTCTATTTGTTGGTAGCGGAATCTCGACCGAATACAAAGCGCCTTACAACGGTTGCATTGTAACAAACCATGTAAATGTTTCTGGAGAAAACCCGCTGATCGGTCAGAACGATGATTATTTAGGTGTGCGATTTCCCGACATGTCAAACCTATATCATCCACTGTTGATAGATCGGCTGAGAGCCTATTCGGATAAAGCGAATCTGGAAGAAGGCGGATTGTTGGTTTGTTGCGGTAAAACCGCCGCGACTGATCTTGAAAAACGCATCGCCGAACGTCCGGAAATCAAAGTCGTATCCCGCGACGTTGCGTTTGGAGCCATCGCCGCCAAGCATGCGGGAATTCCCTCGGCGGCGGTCGTCTTTTATCCAAACGTCAAGCCGGAGATTGTCGTCGGCATGATCCGGGAATATTTTAAGAATATGCGGTGACGGCGACGCAATTTCCCCGCGGTTTAAAGAAAATCCATAAAATCGTTTCTAATTGTCTTCTCTTTTGGGTTATATTTTTGTCCTGAAACGATGTTGATGGATTTTTACAGGGGAGTTATTGAGTAACAAAAGTCTGATTCTGGCTCTGGTTTGTATCGTACAGGTTTTCGCGCGCGCCGAAAGCGTTGATCGTTCGGATCAGATTTTCGCAAATAAGGACACGGCGCGAGTCTGGGTTTACATTCGGAAAGAAGCGTTGACAGAAAACCGAAGACAGCCGGATATTTGTTCCAATAGGACCCAGCGTCGCCTTCAAAAAATGGGATTGTCCGTCGCCGAAGATTTTATCCCAGACGATTCATTTCGCGCCAGACTTTCAGAATGTGTCATAACGATTCGGCATTATTCGAAAATTCTCTGTGCTTACAGTTGTGAGATTACTCGCGAACAGTATGACGAAGTTCTTGCACGGCCCGAAATCGAAAAAATTACCCCCGTCGGCGTTTATAAAAAAAACAACGATTTTGAACGGATTGTTGTGGCGGATAAAAGTCTCGGCC
The Candidatus Marinimicrobia bacterium CG08_land_8_20_14_0_20_45_22 genome window above contains:
- a CDS encoding DNA gyrase subunit A, which encodes MNKQVNIEFQRDRIIQVNIDEEMRSSYLDYSMSVIVSRALPDVRDGLKPVHRRILYGMSDLGLPFNRPTKKCARIVGEVLGKYHPHGDSSVYDALVRMAQLFSMRYPLVDGQGNFGSVDGDSAAAMRYTEARLSRISSELMRDIEKETVKFIPNFDDSLTEPSVLPTAIPLLLVNGSNGIAVGMATNIPPHNLTEVCNAAIHLIDNPEATIADLMQFVTGPDFPTAATILGREGIRSAYETGRGVIHIRAKAFVETNKTGKDSIIITEIPYQVNKSNLLEKIVSLVREKTVEGISDIRDESDKDGIRVVIELRKDVVPEVILNQLYNHTQLQDSFGINMLALVHGIPKQLNLKEILNHYIDFRHEIIVKRTKFDLKQAEERAHILEGLKIALDNIDEVIAIIRASKIPEEAKMNLIERFHFSDRQAQAILDMKLQKLTGLEVSKIVEEYRETLKLIARLKYILENIGEQLLLVKNELIEIRDKYGDERRTEIINDDGEFSIEDMIAEEDMVITITHNGFIKRFPVDVSRRQNRGGRGSQGAQAKDDDFVRTIFIAGTHDYFMFFTNKGRCYWLKVHEIPRGGKATRGRAIVNLINTQPGELVRGVLSVKEFDETHNIIMVTRKGLVKKTVLSEYGNPRKNGIRAINLREDDDLIDVQMTTGDQDIILGTSEGKSIRFHEVDVRPMGRTATGVIGVRLPRKDTHVVGMVTIKGESGTLLAVSENGFGKRSDIKDYPVIHRGGSGVITLKTTIRNGKMVTLREVVDSDDLMIITVKGVLIRMPVSMIRTISRNTQGVTLIKLDDGDAISAVTRVVESEATNGNGDETEENGLTLDDSGDGGLIESTNSEDEQATIRAGTESSENEP